A region of Burkholderiales bacterium JOSHI_001 DNA encodes the following proteins:
- a CDS encoding phosphoserine aminotransferase (PFAM: Aminotransferase class-V~TIGRFAM: phosphoserine aminotransferase), giving the protein MTRVFNFSAGPAALPETVLQTAAAEMLDWHGSGMSVMEMSHRGKEFIAIHAECEALLRELMAIPANYKVLFMQGGAIGENAILPMNMLRGKASADYINTGEWSKKSIKEAKKYGQVNVAATAEATGFTSVPPRDSWKLDPNAAYVHICANETIGGVEYHFTPDVGDVPLVADVSSNILSRPMDVTKYGLLYGGAQKNIGPAGLTIVIVRDDLIGQAMACCPTAFDYKQVADNDSMYNTPPTYAIYIAGLVFQWIKQRGGLVAMEAHNRKKAAILYDYLDSTGFYSNPIDKSARSLMNVPFKLKDEKLDEAFLKGAQARGMVQLKGHRSVGGMRASIYNAMPIEGVQALVAYMKEFEASHG; this is encoded by the coding sequence ATGACCCGCGTCTTCAATTTCTCGGCCGGTCCGGCCGCCCTGCCCGAAACCGTGCTGCAGACCGCCGCCGCCGAGATGCTGGACTGGCACGGCAGCGGCATGTCGGTGATGGAGATGAGCCACCGCGGCAAGGAGTTCATCGCCATCCACGCCGAATGCGAAGCCCTGCTGCGCGAGCTGATGGCCATTCCGGCGAACTACAAGGTGCTGTTCATGCAGGGCGGCGCCATCGGCGAAAACGCCATCCTGCCGATGAACATGCTGCGCGGCAAGGCCAGCGCCGACTACATCAACACCGGCGAGTGGAGCAAGAAGTCCATCAAGGAAGCCAAGAAGTACGGCCAGGTGAACGTGGCCGCCACGGCCGAAGCCACCGGTTTCACCAGCGTGCCGCCGCGCGACAGCTGGAAGCTGGACCCCAACGCCGCCTACGTGCACATCTGCGCCAATGAAACCATCGGCGGGGTGGAATACCACTTCACGCCCGATGTGGGCGACGTGCCCCTGGTGGCCGACGTGTCCAGCAACATCCTGTCGCGGCCGATGGACGTGACGAAGTACGGCCTGCTGTACGGCGGCGCGCAGAAGAACATCGGCCCCGCCGGCCTGACCATCGTGATCGTGCGCGACGATCTGATCGGCCAGGCCATGGCCTGCTGCCCCACCGCCTTCGACTACAAGCAGGTGGCCGACAACGACAGCATGTACAACACGCCGCCCACCTACGCCATCTACATCGCCGGGCTGGTGTTCCAGTGGATCAAGCAGCGCGGCGGCCTGGTGGCCATGGAAGCGCACAACCGCAAGAAGGCCGCCATCCTGTACGACTACCTGGACAGCACCGGCTTCTACAGCAACCCCATCGACAAGAGCGCCCGCTCGCTGATGAACGTGCCCTTCAAGCTGAAGGACGAGAAGCTGGACGAGGCCTTCCTGAAGGGCGCCCAGGCGCGCGGCATGGTGCAGTTGAAGGGCCACCGCTCGGTGGGTGGCATGCGGGCGTCCATCTACAACGCCATGCCCATCGAAGGCGTGCAGGCCCTGGTGGCCTACATGAAGGAATTCGAGGCCAGCCATGGCTGA